One Purpureocillium takamizusanense chromosome 1, complete sequence genomic window carries:
- the STT3 gene encoding Dolichyl-diphosphooligosaccharide--protein glycotransferase (TransMembrane:14 (o20-39i51-69o89-106i118-137o143-162i174-207o213-233i245-266o272-290i302-328o363-383i390-408o414-434i472-493o)~COG:I~BUSCO:EOG09260TVA~CAZy:GT66~EggNog:ENOG503NV6G), whose product MTGDSQPLAAGVNSQSTRLLLRVVILSLIAAAAVASRLFSVIRFESIIHEFDPWFNFRATKYLVANGFYKFWDWFDDRTWHPLGRVTGGTLYPGLMVTSGVIYHALRALTIPVDIRNICVLLAPAFSGLTAYASYLLTNEMTTSPSAGLLAAAFMGIAPGYISRSVAGSYDNEAIAIFLLVFTFYLWIKALKLGSMLWGALCALFYGYMVASWGGYAFITCLLPLHAFVLICMGRYSTRLYVSYTTWYALGTLASMQIPFVGFLPVKTSEHMPALGIFGFLQLIGFIQYVRSAISGRQFQTFLATVLIGTFGIGLLGLVALTSLGYIAPWSGRFYSLWDTGYAKIHIPIIASVSEHQPPAWPAFFFDLNMLIWLFPAGIYLCYQDLRDEHVFVIVYGLFGSYFAGVMVRLMLTLTPIVCVAGAIAVSHLLDTYLSTKKPTNPEGAPAASEATSKKAAKSTGLRGSEKPKVGIFSLVPKTGVVASLTIYLLMFVTHCTWVTSNAYSSPSVVLASRMPDGSQHIIDDYREAYQWLRQNTKEDAKIMSWWDYGYQIGGMADRPTLVDNNTWNNTHIATVGKAMSSREEVSYPIMRQHEVDYVLVVFGGLLGYSGDDINKFLWMVRIAEGIWPDEVKERDFFTARGEYRVDSEATDTMKNSLMYKMSYYNYASMFPPGQAADRVRGVRLPDQGPVLNTLEEAFTSENWIIRIYKVKDLDNVGRDHAAAAAFERGQKKKKAAKKRGARVLRVD is encoded by the exons ATGACGGGCGATTCCCAgccgctcgctgccggcgTGAACTCGCAAAGCACGAGATTGCTGCTACGAGTCGTCATTCTTTccctcatcgccgctgctgccgttgccagTCGTCTCTTCTCCGTCATCC GCTTCGAAAGCATCATCCACGAAT TCGACCCATGGTTCAACTTCCGGGCAACCAAGTACCTCGTCGCCAATGGCTTCTACAAGTTTTGGGACTGGTTCGACGACCGAACATGGCACCCTCTAGGCCGCGTCACCGGCGGCACGCTGTACCCGGGCCTCATGGTCACGAGCGGTGTCATTTACCACGCTCTTCGCGCCTTGACCATCCCCGTCGACATCCGCAACATTtgcgtcctcctcgcgcccgccttTTCCGGCCTGACCGCCTACGCGTCCTATCTTCTCACCAATGAGATGACTACGTCGCCATCTGCCGGCttgctggctgctgccttCATGGGCATTGCCCCTGGCTACATCTCGAGATCCGTCGCTGGCAGCTACGATAacgaggccatcgccattttcctcctcgtctttACCTTCTACCTTTGGATCAAAGCACTCAAGCTTGGCTCCATGCTCTGGGGCGCACTCTGTGCCCTCTTCTACGGCTACATGGTGGCTTCGTGGGGTGGCTACGCCTTCATCACCTGCCTGCTGCCACTCCACGCGTTCGTTCTCATCTGCATGGGGCGTTACAGCACCCGCCTCTATGTCAGCTACACCACGTGGTATGCGCTGGGGACACTGGCCAGCATGCAGATTCCCTTTGTCGGCTTTTTGCCCGTCAAGACGAGCGAGCACATGCCCGCGCTTG GTATCTTCGGCTTTCTGCAGCTCATTGGCTTCATTCAGTACGTGCGCTCCGCCATCTCCGGCCGCCAGTTCCAGACATTCCTGGCTACCGTTCTTATCGGCACCTTCGGCATCGGCCTTCTTGGACTCGTCGCCTTGACCTCGCTGGGTTATATCGCGCCGTGGAGTGGCCGTTTCTACTCGCTGTGGGACACAGGCTATGCCAAGATCCACAtccccatcatcgcctcggTCTCGGAGCATcagccgcctgcctggccggcgTTCTTTTTCGATCTAAACATGCTCATCTGGCTGTTCCCCGCTGGTATCTACCTTTGCTACCAGGATTTGCGTGATGAGCACGTCTTTGTCATCGTCTACGGCCTGTTCGGCAGCTACTTCGCTGGCGTCATGGTCCGACTGATGCTCACCCTCACTCCCATTGTTTGCGTGGCGGGCGCCATCGCTGTGTCCCACCTGCTCGACACCTACCTGAGCACCAAGAAGCCCACCAACCCCGAGGGGGCCCCGGCTGCATCTGAGGCGACGTCTAAGAAGGCTGCCAAGAGCACCGGCCTCCGCGGCAGCGAGAAGCCCAAGGTTGGCATCTTCAGCTTGGTTCCCAAGACTGGCGTTGTTGCGTCTCTAACCATCTACCTTCTCATGTTTGTTACGCACTGCACTTGGGTCACCTCCAACGCCTACTCGTCCCCGTCCGTTGTCCTGGCCAGTCGTATGCCCGACGGTAGCCAGCACATCATCGATGACTACCGTGAGGCGTACCAGTGGCTCCGCCAGAACACCAAGGAGGACGCCAAGATCATGTCCTGGTGGGACTATGGTTACCAGATTGGTGGCAtggccgaccgaccgacgcTGGTGGACAATAACACATGGAACAACACCCACATTGCGACAGTTGGCAAGGCCATGAGCTCGCGGGAAGAAGTCAGCTACCCAATCATGCGACAGCACGAGGTTGACTACGTCCTGGTCGTGTTTGGCGGCCTGCTTGGCTACTCTGGAGACGATATCAACAAGTTCCTCTGGATGGTGCGCATTGCTGAGGGCATCTGGCCCGACGAGGTGAAGGAGCGAGACTTCTtcaccgcccgcggcgagtACCGTGTCGACAGCGAGGCCACGGACACGATGAAGAACAGCTTGAT GTACAAGATGTCCTACTACAACTACGCCTCCATGTTCCCACctggccaggccgccgaccgGGTACGTGGCGTGCGTCTCCCCGACCAGGGGCCGGTTCTCAACACGCTGGAGGAGGCGTTCACCAGTGAGAACTGGATCATCCGCATCTACAAGGTCAAGGACCTTGACAACGTCGGCCgcgaccacgccgccgccgccgcgttcgaGCGcgggcagaagaagaagaaggcggcgaagaagaggggTGCCCGTGTGCTGCGTGTTGACTGA
- the TIM11 gene encoding F1F0 ATP synthase subunit e, mitochondrial (COG:S~EggNog:ENOG503P6R0), whose amino-acid sequence MSSTGVNVLRWSALAVGVFYGFSHQRTITTTQRAAHEQHEYEQKQKLIDQAKAEFAKQKNPQPASQSDVITDVNSPKFDLEKYLLQVAKENP is encoded by the exons atgtcgtcgacgggagTCAAC GTTCTCCGGTGgtccgccctcgccgtgggcGTCTTCTACGGCTTCTCTCACCAACGGACGATAACGACCACGCAACGGGCCGCGCACGAGCAGCACGAGTACGAGCAAAAGCAAAAGTTGATAGAtcaggccaaggccgagttCGCCAAGCAGAAGAACCCGCAGCCTGCGTCTCAGTCCGATG TCATCACCGACGTCAACAGCCCCAAATTTGACCTCGAGAAGTACCTGCTGCAGGTGGCCAAGGAGAACCCTTAA
- the RAD53 gene encoding Non-specific serine/threonine protein kinase (EggNog:ENOG503NVJ5~COG:T), which yields MDGEEPTQATQNVLDPRRVGKQNSGFSDEDISDIICVLVPQSDSARREVQRLAETGSPYVIGRHEADEVEPDYELDDHASRFESDPSAHGNFTIILRLSAGVKNPAQGFTFGRNHSRCDVVFVNDPLRRVSNIHFRIYVNEYGAVMIEDQSTNGTFVDRQLLTAHAKSDSPVVTKWVLSSGALIKLLLHDEDRDLTFRVRVPRRDDEYALAYHHKVEEYFARHRLRTDAAPAPTQGLAPPAARAGGHVDLFKPPGDPITRRVGFESAAQSPQPSPSKRREAQNVMRREWNGSGKYNRIGTIGKGAFAVVYKVTSKYDGKPYAAKELEKRRFIKNGVLDQKVENEMKIMRRVQHPNIVRYMDNIEWDDRLLIIIMEYIPGGDLGKIISDEGAFPEDMTQTVSRQLLSALGYLHTNNITHRDVKPDNILINTIEPLEVKLTDFGLSKVVDTEQTFLRTFCGTLLYCAPEVYTEYAEYDDNGVRNRGKKMRRMPGQRYNHAVDIWSLGGVLFYTLTGSPPYPVKSGISYSELLHKIMTTPLDITPLQQYGVSGQGTDFLRRMLQRRPENRASIVDLENHVWLGGQGSTIQASQSYDEITDDEDIIIEPSQFRPPVDFEDDRVSDSMDEGSEKENADDPAPRLFGEVGASVIGSSGVIPSGYLNLPVGDASMGETEILDSHDDEAYDSGDSDTVRGRNKHAFHYNATSIYPNQSADQLQSLVENVASQSLGGKDSIVVTSSASLHHFSHSMDPNSSKRKPPSQETGDELDENTPPGKPTIKRLKSDGRVDDISEEVLSEFKLLACLPQVKRLDSGRQVDKPFDKVSYWEQDRKTWHLNYPEMTQLQYDAFVQAALARHEEFGPGKTPLWDLAMKHFPPGPHPGAPDGSTPPAFGPGARRVDRRMVDDTMDIPSTAAPVDVETEKQSQLPETQIVVPVQSDFATNRAIAVMESHPESCVHGISFPITDSLVSFGRAKENIEVFQDTQEQRVPKHAFKMMLWKDGYDPSKDPTKAKQPWQRDASADDDSYEFWISTKATLGIRVNGYNLASADSKNPGGPSLFWAKLYDGDVVMIWGGQDPRSQTKLVFRCFWGGSAKQRPDDKPGLELAGQQLAQRLDAACARTEKRVRDAAEKRRKIGEAKAEQEERARNVGLERERSAMFERRRQEATDYLAAAAAAAAQQQQPQQAGSRRGSPANLTPTASRGSRVQATSHLMR from the exons ATGGACGGCGAAGAACCAACCCAAG CGACCCAGAATGTCCTCGACCCTCGCCGCGTAGGGAAGCAGAACTCGGGCTTCTCCGACGAAGACATATCTGACATCATATGCGTTTTGGTCCCCCAGTCCgactcggcgcgcagggaggtccagcggctcgccgagacgggctCGCCGTACGTCATCGGTAGgcacgaggccgacgaggtagAACCCGACtacgagctcgacgaccatGCCAGCCGCTTCGAGTCGGACCCCAGCGCGCACGGCAACTTTACCATTATATTGCGCCTCTCGGCCGGAGTCAAGAATCCTGCCCAAGGCTTCACCTTTGGGAGGAATCACAGCCGCTGCGatgtcgtcttcgtcaatGACCCGTTGAGGAGGGTCAGCAATATCCACTTCCGCATCTATGTCAACGAGTACGGCGCCGTCATGATCGAGGACCAGTCCACCAACGGCACCTTTGTAGACAGACAGCTCCTCACCGCACACGCCAAGAGCGACTCccccgtcgtcaccaagTGGGTGTTGAGCTCCGGCGCCCTcatcaagctgctgctccacgACGAAGACCGCGACCTGACGTTCCGGGTCCGCGTTCcccggcgagacgacgagtACGCCTTGGCCTACCACCACAAGGTCGAGGAATATTTTGCGAGGCATCGGCTGAGGACGGATGCCGCTCCGGCCCCAACGCAGGGGctcgccccccccgccgcgcgcgccggtGGTCATGTCGACTTGTTCAAGCCGCCCGGCGATCCGATCACCCGTAGAGTGGGCTTCGAATCGGCAGCGCAGTCCCCGCAGCCTTCACCATCGAAGCGCAGAGAGGCGCAGAACGTGATGCGGCGGGAGTGGAACGGCTCGGGCAAGTACAACAGGATAGGCACCATCGGCAAGGGTGCCTTCGCCGTCGTGTACAAGGTCACATCCAAGTACGACGGTAAGCCGTACGCGGCAaaggagctggagaagcgTCGCTTCATTAAGAATGGGGTGCTCGACCAGAAGGTGGAGAATGAGATGAAGATTATGCGTCGGGTCCAGCAT CCGAACATTGTGCGTTACATGGACAACATCGAGTGGGATGATCGGCttctcatcatcatcatggaaTACATTCCGGGAGGAGACCTTGGCAAGATCATATCCGACGAGGGCGCGTTCCCAGAGGACATGACACAGACAGTGTCGAGGCAGCTCCTGAGCGCGCTGGGATATCTGCACACCAACAACATCACTCATCGAGACGTCAAGCCAGACAATATCCTCATCAACACCATAGAGCCCCTCGAAGTGAAGCTAACCGACTTCGGGCTGTCCAAAGTAGTCGACACGGAACAGACGTTCCTGCGGACATTTTGTGGCACCTTGCTGTACTGCGCGCCTGAAGTGTACACGGAGTATGCCGAGTatgacgacaacggcgtTAGGAACCGCGGTAAGAAGATGCGTCGTATGCCCGGCCAAAGGTACAACCATGCAGTCGACATCTGGTCGCTCGGCGGTGTCTTGTTCTACACTTTGACAGGGTCGCCTCCGTATCCAGTCAAATCCGGCATCAGCTATTCAGAGCTGCTGCACAAGATCATGACCACGCCACTCGACATCACGCCGTTGCAGCAGTATGGAGTCTCGGGGCAGGGAACAGACTTCCTCCGTCGGATGCTGCAAAGAAGACCCGAAAACCGCGcgagcatcgtcgacctcgagaaCCACGTGTGGCTCGGCGGCCAAGGTTCGACGATACAAGCCTCACAATCGTACGACGAGATTACGGACGACGAAGACATCATCATCGAGCCGTCCCAGTTTCGGCCGCCGGTAGACTTTGAGGACGACAGAGTGAGTGATTCCATGGATGAAGGATCCGAAAAGGAAAACGCAGACGACCCCGCACCTCGGCTGTTTGGAGAAGTCGGCGCGTCGGTCATTGGCAGCTCCGGAGTCATTCCGTCTGGCTACCTCAACTTACCCGTTGGAGATGCCAGcatgggcgagacggagatCCTCGACTCTCACGATGATGAAGCCTACGACTCGGGTGACTCCGACACCGTCAGAGGAAGGAACAAGCACGCGTTCCACTATAACGCGACGTCCATCTACCCAAATCAGTCCGCAGACCAGCTCCAGAGTCTGGTAGAAAATGTCGCCTCGCAGAGCCTCGGAGGCAAGGATTCTATCGTCGTCACCTCATCAGCCTCATTGCACCACTTCTCCCATTCAATGGATCCGAATTCCAGCAAGCGcaagccgccgtcgcaggagACTggggacgagctcgacgaaaACACGCCTCCAGGCAAGCCGACTATCAAGCGGCTAAAGTCGGACGGCAGAGTAGACGACATCTCCGAGGAGGTTCTCTCGGAGTTCAAGCTGCTTGCGTGCCTGCCTCAAGTTAAGAGATTGGACTCTGGACGACAAGTTGACAAGCCGTTTGACAAAGTGAGTTACTGGGAACAGGATCGCAAAACGTGGCACCTCAACTATCCTGAGATGACCCAGCTGCAATACGACGCGTTTGTCCAGGCCGCGCTCGCGAGGCATGAAGAATTCGGCCCCGGAAAGACTCCGTTGTGGGATCTTGCCATGAAGCACTTCCCGCCGGGGCCTCATCCTGGGGCCCCGGATGGCAGCACGCCCCCAGCCTTTGGCCCCGGGGCAAGGCGTGTCGACCGGAGGATGGTGGACGACACCATGGACATACCGTCGACGGCTGCTCCGGTCGATGTAGAGACCGAAAAGCAGTCGCAGCTGCCCGAAACGCAGATCGTGGTGCCAGTGCAGTCGGACTTTGCCACGAatcgcgccatcgccgtcatggAATCGCACCCAGAATCCTGCGTGCACGGCATCTCCTTTCCCATCACGGACTCCCTGGTTTCGTTTGGACGGGCAAAGGAGAACATAGAGGTGTTCCAGGACACGCAAGAACAGAGAGTGCCCAAGCACGCGTTTAAGATGATGCTGTGGAAGGATGGTTACGACCCGTCCAAGGATCCGACAAAGGCCAAGCAGCCCTGGCAGCGGGACGCgtcggccgacgatgacTCGTACGAGTTCTGGATATCGACAAAGGCCACGCTCGGGATTCGCGTCAACGGGTACAACTTGGCGTCGGCAGACTCCAAGAACCCGGGTGGACCGTCCCTGTTCTGGGCCAAGCTCTACGATGGCGATGTCGTCATGATTTGGGGCGGCCAGGACCCACGGAGCCAGACGAAGCTCGTCTTCCGCTGCTTCTGGGGCGGCTCGGCGAAGCAACGCCCGGATGATAAGCCGGGCCTGGAgctggccggccagcagctcgcgcaACGACTCGACGCAGCGTGTGCCAGGACGGAGAAGCGCGTAcgggacgccgccgagaagagACGCAAGATCggggaggccaaggccgagcaggaggagcgcgccaGGAACGTGGGCCTGGAACGCGAGCGCAGTGCCATGTtcgagaggaggaggcaggagGCTACTGActacctcgccgccgccgctgccgccgcggcgcagcagcagcagccccagcaagccggctcgcggcgcgggtcGCCGGCCAActtgacgccgacggcatcgcgcggGAGTAGGGTGCAGGCGACCTCGCACTTGATGAGGTGA
- a CDS encoding Protein-serine/threonine phosphatase (EggNog:ENOG503NY5Q~COG:T), whose protein sequence is MGGMRPSHLASLAAISRALSRQPRRVSDPLRRGLRDSRSHTSSESSPPPPPTARLPFRFETGVGLFAKRAPRPFPPPFLSPPSGSFSDPLSTHHQSRDRRAFVNGELIRGLTNGDDAVYASDFFVCANDGVGAWATRPRGHAGLWSRLILHYWAGAIEDDLAKEHDKPDPIGTLQTAYERTLDATVPHDWQGTTTACGAQLHYRMPPETVGGGPTPFLYVTNLGDCQVMVVRPRRKEVIYKTKEQWHWFDCPRQLGTNSLDTPMEQAVMDSMDIEVGDVVLAMSDGVIDNLWEHEIVESLVTSIGEWESGKGAHAHEDRTGGRNGGMSAAAKDLVAAARDVAMDPFAESPFMERAIEEGLASEGGKLDDISVVAALCIQNEL, encoded by the exons ATGGGTGGAATGCGCCCGTCACACCTCGCATCGCTGGCGGCCATCTCGAGAGCACTTTCGCGacagccgcgccgcgtctCGGACCCGTTGCGGCGGGGCCTCCGTGACAGCCGGAGCCACACCTCCTCCGaatcgtcgccgccgccgccgccgactgcgaGGCTGCCCTTTCGATTCGAGACGGGCGTCGGCCTGTTTGCAAAGCGCGCGCCAAGGCCGTTTCCTCCACCGTTCCTGTCGCCCCCGTCCGGGTCCTTCTCCGACCCCCTGAGCACCCATCACCAGAGCCGAGATCGGCGCGCCTTTGTCAACGGGGAGCTTATTCGTGGGCTCAcaaacggcgacgatgccgtgtACGCGAGCGACTTTTTCGTGTGTGCGAATGATGGGGTAGGGGCTTGGGCGACTCGTCCCCGTGGTCATGCTGG CCTCTGGTCGCGGTTAATACTGCACTATTGGGCCGGCGCCATTGAAGATGACCTAGCCAAGGAGCACGACAAGCCGGACCCTATCGGGACACTGCAGACGGCCTACGAACGAACGTTGGACGCGACGGTACCCCACGACTGGCAGGGTACAACGACGGCGTGCGGGGCCCAGCTACACTACAGAATGCCCCCGGAGACTGTCGGGGGTGGCCCGACGCCTTTCCTGTACGTCACGAACCTGGGGGACTGCCAGGTCATGGTGGTCCGGCCTCGACGAAAAGAAGTCATCTACAAGACGAAGGAGCAATGGCACTGGTTCGACTGCCCGCGCCAGCTCGGAACCAACAGCCTCGATACGCCAATGGAACAAGCTGTAATGGACTCAATGGACATCGAGGTGGGGGATGTTGTTTTGGCCATGAGCGATGGCGTCATTGACAATCTCTGGGAGCATGAGATAGTCGAGTCGCTCGTCACAAGCATCGGCGAATGGGAGTCGGGGAAAGGCGCGCATGCGCATGAAGACCGCACCGGCGGCCGTAACGGGGGTATGAGTGCGGCAGCAAAggaccttgtcgccgccgcacgagATGTGGCTATGGATCCGTTTGCCGAGAGCCCCTTCATGGAACGCGCCATCGAGGAAGGTCTCGCGAGCGAGGGAG GCAAGCTAGATGACATCAGCGTCGTTGCGGCTCTATGTATACAGAACGAGCTTTAA
- a CDS encoding uncharacterized protein (EggNog:ENOG503NX0R~COG:S) has translation MGRNRVLSFMSQFSAGNKTPSPSPSPPHDPSGVNFKPAGNATHSPFTDASVRRPVTPPSQSDYGTPLNGSPRNSNSTNNSPPQYTRQRTSSRPLSMVQAYQPPLMDINEDTIPELQPIFSFLNSHSNKLYQEGYFLKLDDQNTQGKPNSDRTWTECFAQLVGTVLSLWDAAELDAAGEDGEVLPKFINLTDASIKMIESLPTRSNDEQPLQNILSISTAGRNRYLLHFNSHHSLIQWTAGIRLAMYEHSTLQEAYTGALIAGKGKTLNNINVVMERARFKTEEWVRVRFGAGVPWRRCWCVISPPDEKEYAKLQKELKKRSPYDRSPVPVLKGDIKFYDTRKDGKKQKKAQPIATITDAYSAYAIYPQAKSLIDASTLLKIEGNVTVHSNPPSATEGFIFVMPETHPMVSGFEMLLRFLFPTWDTFGLYGRPGRLVASVLDNRSLMFAMPKHKRYGYLEILDVSTLILEDGTSSWTERDWRKKLKEATGTRMNAIEDGTRSPHSRTGSRSSNRLSFGNSAPGGKPKVGFAEDRGSVRSSRSFSLNGGSRNEPAAADLNRFQPPMAGVQAHHLRNASDPNLRNDYGSPMPPLHASPPAQHMPIRSGPPDRMAYGEPLSSDDEPGSSPRPEMGELEGMRSMQTPEPVSRPPAFNHGSQARPTSKAYHSPELRRANSRLSSTTLAQLAKAGGIAHAGDMPPRRGGDDGVLSGPSVQPHVNPVGVSANEYRSYAALSPPGQDRPDRPSGGHPPGPYGPGAQRSRSPMPQGSPSLYPNDPNSPARPHTSDGRGPRPSPTQQPGFRPDQYRGPPGGPMPPQGRGRPSNQRSPQQDPYGNARPFPGPQGRGGPPPNQGQPHRKPLPAGTHQSLTPNDIIEHYVSDAFRGPPTQRRPVPPPQQGWGPEYPSDGRPSTERPRAGVMKTVGGAESPIQQPGFDIPEVNFGPTINYGATPTPRQAAPGPAEPGIHDQARRPYNPEQGSHFAGRQSPGPQLHHARQDSEERAKRTLAWQPGGSYAGSGKQGLTPEQYVQHRSGASPPHYTHGGGLMAGAGAQGMGPRTPSPQPPHRGGAPQPPQHGGSMSPPGGSGGSYSRPPGAGAQPPPQGQYGPGPGAGQNSRNAPPQYQGQAF, from the exons ATGGGGCGCAATCGAG TTCTCTCCTTCATGTCCCAGTTTTCGGCTGGCAACAAGACTCCGTCCCCGTCTCCGTCACCACCCCACGATCCCTCAGGAGTCAACTTCAAGCCCGCGGGCAACGCAACGCACTCGCCCTTTACCGACGCCTCCGTTCGCCGTCCCGTCACGCCCCCCTCGCAATCCGATTATGGCACGCCGCTGAACGGCTCCCCGCGaaacagcaacagcaccaacaacagcccgCCGCAGTACACCCGTCAGCGCACATCCTCGCGGCCCCTGTCCATGGTCCAGGCCTACCAGCCGCCCCTCATGGACATCAATGAGGACACGATCCCGGAGCTGCAGCCCATCTTCTCGTTTCTCAACAGCCATTCCAACAAGCTGTATCAGGAGGGCTATTTCCTCAAACTCGACGACCAGAACACAC AGGGCAAGCCCAACTCTGACCGGACATGGACCGAATGCTTTgcccagctcgtcggcaCTGTCCTGTCCCTGTGGGATGCAGCTGAGctcgatgctgccggcgaagatggcgaAGTCCTGCCCAAATTTATCAATTTGACAGATGCCTCCATCAAGATG ATCGAGTCGCTGCCCACACGCTCCAACGATGAGCAGCCTTTGCAGAACATCCTGAGCATTtccacggccggccggaaTCGCTACCTCCTGCACTTCAACTCCCACCACTCGCTCATTCAATGGACCGCGGGCATTCGCCTCGCCATGTACGAGCACTCTACCCTGCAGGAGGCCTACACCGGCGCGCTCATCGCCGGCAAGGGTAAGACCCTCAACAACATCAACGTTGTCATGGAGCGTGCTCGCTTCAAGACGGAGGAATGGGTCCGTGTCCGGTTCGGCGCGGGTGTCCCGTGGAGGCGATGCTGGTGTGTCATTTCCCCACCGGACGAGAAGGAGTATGCCAAGCTGCAgaaggagctcaagaagaGGTCGCCCTACGACCGGTCTCCCGTTCCCGTTCTCAAGGGAGATATAAAGTTCTACGACACTcgcaaggacggcaagaagcagaagaaggccCAACCTatcgccaccatcaccgatGCCTACTCGGCCTATGCCATATATCCGCAGGCAAAGTCGCTCATTGACGCATCGACGCTTTTGAAGATTGAAGGCAACGTCACCGTTCATTCAAatccgccgtcggcgaccgAGGGCTTCATTTTTGTCATGCCGGAGACGCACCCCATGGTCAGTGGCTTtgagatgctgctgcggttcCTCTTCCCAACCTGGGATACCTTTGGCTTGTACGGTCGGCCTGGCAGGCTTGTCGCCAGCGTATTGGACAACAGGTCTCTCATGTTTGCGATGCCCAAGCACAAGAGATATGGCTATCTCGAGATCTTGGACGTATCAACGCTCATTCTCGAGGACGGTACATCGTCATGGACCGAAAGAGATTGGCGCAAAAAACTCAAAGAAGCCACAGGCACCCGCATGAATGCTATTGAAGACGGTACCAGGTCGCCGCACTCTCGCACCGGCAGCCGCTCAAGCAACAGGCTGAGCTTTGGCAACAGCGCTCCTGGTGGTAAGCCAAAGGTCGGCTTTGCCGAGGATCGTGGCTCTGTGCGGTCCTCCAGGTCATTTTCTCTCAATGGCGGTTCGAGAAACgagccggcggccgcagACCTGAACCGCTTCCAGCCTCCCATGGCCGGAGTCCAGGCTCACCATTTGCGCAATGCGTCGGATCCTAATCTCCGCAACGACTACGGGAGCCCCATGCCCCCCTTGCACGCGTCACCTCCGGCACAGCATATGCCCATTAGAAGCGGCCCGCCGGACCGGATGGCTTATGGAGAACCGCTTAGCTCAGACGACGAACCAGGCAGCTCGCCCAGGCCAGAGATGGGTGAACTCGAAGGCATGCGGAGCATGCAAACGCCCGAGCCCGTGTCCCGACCACCAGCCTTCAACCACGGATCTCAGGCGCGGCCGACAAGCAAGGCCTACCACTCGCCTGAACTTCGGCGTGCCAACAGTCGTCTGTCTAGCACAACATTGGCTCAGCTAGCGAAAGCCGGCGGGATAGCCCATGCTGGTGACATGCCCCCCCGGaggggcggtgacgacggtgtGTTATCCGGCCCTTCGGTACAGCCACACGTCAATCCTGTAGGAGTGTCTGCTAACGAGTATCGCTCCTATGCAGCTCTGAGCCCCCCAGGTCAAGATCGGCCGGATCGGCCGTCTGGAGGACACCCCCCCGGACCTTACGGGCCTGGCGCCCAGCGTTCTCGGTCACCAATGCCACAGGGCTCCCCGAGCCTGTACCCCAATGACCCGAATTCTCCGGCCAGGCCGCATACGTcagacggccgcggcccacGCCCATCTCCTACGCAGCAGCCTGGGTTTAGGCCGGACCAATATCGCGGTCCGCCAGGCGGGCCAATGCCGCCACAGGGTCGAGGGAGGCCGTCTAACCAACGGTCTCCCCAGCAAGACCCATACGGGAATGCTCGACCTTTCCCCGGGCCCCAAGGACGGGGAGGGCCACCTCCGAACCAGGGCCAGCCTCATCGCAAGCCCCTCCCCGCGGGGACGCACCAAAGTTTAACCCCTAATGACATCATTGAGCATTACGTCTCCGATGCTTTTCGAGGTCCACCCActcagcggcggcccgtgCCGCCACCACAACAAGGCTGGGGCCCTGAATATCCGAGCGATGGACGGCCATCCACAGAGCGTCCTAGGGCAGGCGTCATGAAGACGGTTGGCGGAGCAGAGTCGCCGATCCAACAGCCGGGGTTTGACATTCCAGAGGTAAATTTTGGCCCGACCATTAACTATGGAGCTACCCCTACGCCTCGTCAGGCGGCTCCTGGGCCTGCTGAACCCGGCATCCATGATCAAGCGAGAAGACCATATAATCCAGAGCAAGGATCGCACTTTGCCGGACGTCAGTCCCCTGGACCGCAGCTTCATCACGCGAGACAGGATTCGGAGGAGAGGGCGAAGCGAACTTTGGCGTGGCAGCCGGGCGGCTCGTACGCCGGATCAGGGAAACAAGGGCTGACACCAGAACAGTATGTACAACACCGGTCAGGGGCGTCTCCTCCGCACTATACCCACGGTGGAGGCCTCAtggcaggcgcaggcgcgcaaGGCATGGGCCCGAGGACGCCTAgtccccagccgccgcaccgaggaggcgcgccgcagccgccgcagcacggTGGCTCCATGAGTCCGCCGGGCGGCTCTGGGGGTAGCTACTCGCGTCCGCCTGGCGCGGgtgcgcagccgccgccgcagggacAGTATGGCCCCGGCCCAGGCGCGGGACAGAACTCGCGGAATGCGCCACCGCAGTACCAGGGCCAGGCCTTTTAG